In Acidisarcina polymorpha, the DNA window CACGTTGTCGCTTCGGCTATTCAATTGGGCACCTCTTCCTCTTTTTGAACTGCCCGTGAGTAGATCTATATTCCAGTGGGCTTTGTGAGAATTGCCGGCGGAAGGCAGATGCAAAATGAGACGCGTTGCCGAATCCGCATGTCAAGCCAATCTCAAGAATGGCTTTGTCGGTATCGATGAGCATCGCTTTAGCCGCTTCCATTCGTATGTGCTGCACATGTCGGTGAGGTGTTGTTCCGACAGCTCTGCGGAAGAGCGTTGCGAAGTGAAATGGACTAATAGCCGCCACTTTGGAGAGGACGCCGAGGTCCAGGCGTTCAGCAAAGTGCGCTTCGATGTACTCGAGCACGCGCACGAGGCGGTAATCGGAAATGCGCTCTTTGGCGAGGGACTGACGCCATTCATCCCCCTTGGTTGCGCCAAGCAACAGATGTGCTGATATCCACTGCGCAGCGGTTTGAGCGTAAAAATCTGGAGCTCCACCGCGGAGGGCTGACATCGCGGAAAATGCAAGGTCACTGATGACCGGATCATCAAAGAAGGGACGATCGCTGATGGTGCTCGGTTTCTGCACTTCCCGGGCGACGAAATCCAGGGTCTCTTGAGGTAAAACCAGAAGCGAGCAATTAAGAACTTTCCCTACAGAGTCGTGACGTACGAGGCGGGGAAGCCCTGCAGGTGTGAGTATGCCCGTGCCTCGGGAGTAATCTATCTTGCGCCATCGTCCTTCCGAGAAATGGCTTACGCGGAAATGTCTTTCATGGATAAGGATGATTGAGGGATTAGTAAAAGCGCCGATGGGGTACGGATCGGGAGAGTACGCCCTCTCTATTGACTGCAGGTAGAGTGACTTCCAGTTAGCTGAATCGCTAGTCAGCAGCTCTTTGATGTGTCCGGCATCACTCTTGCCTCTTACGTCTTCGGCTAGGCTAGGCATTTCGTTTGCACCTCCTTGTCCCTCTGAAGCGATTCTGCTACTGCGCAATTCGAAACTCAGTTCAGCGCTTCGCCATCATCTTTTTAGCCTCGCCGATTCGTATCGAATCGCTTGAGCCCCCGTGGCCATTCGATTCAAAGCGGACGTAAATCACAAGATTTGGCCAGGCTCTCGCTGCTTTTCGCAACTCTTGGCGAATTTCAAGAATTTCATGACCTCGGCCCGACGGGGGGTAAATTAAGGTAAAACCTGGTTGTCAGTTCACTTCAAGCCCAGGGGAGTTTTCCTTGCTGCTCACACATCTATGTTGAACGAATGGGAGAGAACATAACGAAGGGCTTTGGGGTGCTCAACTTGGCTATGTCTTGATTCCCGCTCTCTTCGGCCGCAGGTGTTCCTTGGCTGCGGCTATCTCTGACTGTAGCTTCCGCCGCATTTGTGATGCACATGGACAAGCAGATGATGGTGGTTCTTGCCCCATGGTTCGAAGCGGGCTTACAGGCGCAGTAAGAGCAAGTTAGAAGTTGCTGTTGTGGCATTTTGTCCATACTGATCGGCCGATCACATCCGTATATGGACTCGAACTAACAATCACTTCGCGCTCTGATTCCCAAGTGTCTCAAAGCCAATTCAGCTGTGCGCTTGAGCTGAGCTTTAGTAGAACCGTTCGCGGCTTGAACGGCGAGGCCACTCAGCAGCGACGAAAGATAGCGGGTATAGTCGTCGATGTTCTCTTCCTTGGAGAACTCCCCGGCCCTCCTCGCCTTGAGAAGACGGGCCTTGAGGACGGCTTCGTTCCGGAGGCGTATATCGAGCATAAGCGCCTTCGCAGGCTCAGTGTCTACGCCGCAGGACAACGAGCCAGTCAACGTGAAGCAGCTGGCCGGGTGTTCCTTGGAGCCCAAAAACTCCACAGTGTTATAGAACGCAGCCCGGAGAAATGCTTCGAATGACGGCTCTGCAAGCGCACGCACCATGTATTGCCCTGGCACTTCCATATAGCGTTTTGCTGCAAGCGCGAAGAGTGCCTGCTTATCACCGAACGCTGCATAAATGCTGGATGGATGAATGCCCATCGCATGCGAGAGATCTGCCATGGACGTACCCTCGTAACCTCGTTCCCAGAACAGACGCATCGCAACGTCAAGTGCGGCTTCTTTGTCGAAAGCAGCAGGTCTTCCCGGTTTGATTGACCCTTTCATGTTGTTTTAGACGCAGAATTCCTGAATCCGATGCAGAGTTCCAGACATCTGTAACGATCGTACGACATTATTTTGTAACGGTTGATCGATAACGAACGCGACTTCTCGCCTCCCGTTACGGGTAGGGCAGTAACTAAGAGATCGGAGAGTATATGGGTGTACTTGAGGGAAAAGTCGCAGTGGTGACGGGCGGAAACAGCGGAATTGGTCTAGCGACTGCGAATCGGTTCGTGGAGGAAGGGGCGTATGTCTTTATTACGGCCCGGCGTCAGAGCGAACTGGATAAAGCGGCCGCGGAGATCGGTCGGAATGTCACCGCGATCGCCGGAGATCTTGCGAAGCTCGAGGACATAGGCAACCTAGCTGAGATGGTGAAAGCCGAAAAGGGCGTTGTTGATATCATCGTCTCCAATGCCGGGTTCACGGAACGAGCTGCAATCGAAGACATCACTCCCGAACACTTCGATAAGAGCTTGAACGTGATGGCACGCGCGCCTGTGTTCCTGGTGCAGAAACTATTGCCGCTGATGACTCGAAAAGGTTCCATCATCCTGGTCAGCTCCGCGATGCACCAGATGGGCTTTGCTGGTCACACTGCCTATGCCGCCACTAAGGCAGCGAACAGGTCGTATGCTCGTACTTGGGCTGCGGAGTTCAAGGATCGCGGCATTCGCGCGAACACGCTCAGCCCTGGGCTGACTGATACTCCTATCCTTAATGGCCAGGCCGAGGGGCTCGATCGTCAGGAAGTCATCAATGGTTATGTCGGTGCAATTCCGCTCGGCAGGGCAGCCGATGCCGTAGAGATTGCGAATGCAGCAGTCTTCCTCGCTTCTGATCAGAGTTCGTACGTTACTGGCACCGATCTAATGGTGGACGGCGGGATCGGGCAGGTTTAGCCCAGCTACCCAGAATCTACGTATGCAAGCCTCATGCTCCTGCATACGGACAAGCACCAGAAACTTTCGCTCAATGGAGGGAGCATTCCGATGAAGATTGGAGTGGTTGGATCCGGCAGGATCGGTGGCCTTATTGGCACCTTATGGTCGCGAGCCGGGCACGAGGTACTGTTTTCGTCGCGTCATCCCGAGTCGCTGGCTGCCCTGGTTGAGGCGGCGGGAAACTCTACCCGCAGCGGGACGCCAGATCAGGCGATCTCATTCGGGGATGTAATTCTGCTCTCGATACCGTTTGGTGAGTTGCCTGAGTTTAGTCGCACCAAGCGGGAGGCGCTCTCGCAGAAGATCGTCCTGGAGACAGGGAACCCGAACCTCAAACGAGATGGGGAGATAGCCAGAAGCGTACTGGAGTCTGGACGCGGCACCGGCGTGTTTCTGCGCGAATGGTTTGCAGGAGTTCGTATCGTTCGCGTCTTCAACACCGTCTGGCACCCGGTCCTTGCCAAGGAAGCTCACCGCGCGGGACCGCGCGTTGGGATACCTCTCGCCTCGGACGATGAAGCTGCCCTTCGCATCGCCTCCAACCTTGTCGTTGATTCGGGCTTTGATCCAGTTGTCGTTGGCGCTCTCGACCGAGCGCGCGAGTTCGATATGGGCACGGCGGTCTATGACACTGGAATGTCCGGGCCTGAGGTTCGGAGGGCCCTGAATCTTTAGGCTCGGAAGTCCTCTTAAGTGATTCGGCCAACGAAATCCAGAATCTTGGAGGGGATTAGACCGTAGAGTTTACTCGCAGGCAATTTTCGGTTGGTGCGGGCGCGGCCGGAGCACTGGCCCTCTTGAACGGAAGTGCCAGCCTAGCCGCGACGAGGTGACAAAGGCATGCAAGGGCCGATCCGAGTCAACATCGTTTGTCCTGGCATGACGAAGACTGAAATGTGGGATGGGCTGCCCACTGAGAGTCGCGAATCCGGATCAATTTGGAGAAGCCGACTCAGTGCCACTTAGACGTTGACCGCCAGAAAGGACCTTTTGGGAAGATGAATCCAAGGACGCGATACTCCGAAAATGGAGTTGCCTCGCTCTGACGGTTCAAAGTTCGTCCAACTGCTCGACTCAATTTCCGGCATGAGCAAGCAATTCCACTGATGTAGAAAGAGGATTTTATGAAGTGGATCCTATCTGTCAAGAATCTACAGGGACTGTCGCTCGCTTTAGTCGCAGTGGGCCTGGTTCTCCCAATGGAAGCATCGGCACAGCAGGAGAAGCCGACCATTGCGAGTTTGAATGAACTTGGAGCCGAAGGCTCAATCCTCGCGCAGAGAGTGGGGCTTTGGGATGTGACGGAAACCGAATGGGCCTCTCCCACCGCGCCGCCCGTGACGACCAAAGGACTTGTGGCTGAGCGCGTCCTGATGGGAACGCTTCTACAGGAAATCATTCGCGAACCAGGGGCGCCTACTCCCAAGGCCGTGAAGCGCACGGATCTCTTGTCCTACACCCGGCTGCAGGGGCGTTGGGGATACGTCTCTTTCGATACCCGTGCGCCGGTTGGACTGATGCCAGCGTGGAGCGCGGGTAGAGGAGGCGGATCGACAATCAATCTGATATTCGAGCCGTTCGCTGTCCCCGCCTCGGGTGCAAGCGTGACTGGTCAACTCATCCTCATGGAACAAGTCATTCGTTTCGAAGGACCGGATAGAGATGTCAAGGATCAGTACTTTACGCCGGCAGATGGAACGGGAACGAAATGGCTCCGACACCGTTATGCCTATACTCGTCGTCCACAGTGACACCGTTAGTTATAGAAAGGCGCTTCTTGCCATCTATAGCGTTTGAGATACCTTCCTCCATGCTGGTTTCGCGTTGATCACGCCTCGTCCCACCACGCACCACATCGAGAGCCGGCGGGTCGACGGCACATGAGCGCAGGTGCAGCCGGCTCTTCGAGCCTGATTTGCCAAAATCTGCAAGCACAGTAAAGGGAGCGCTTGGTACCGGCGCCAACTCAGCGAGTGAAAGCTATGAGCTTTCTCGTTCGCCGCGTTCTCTGATTTCCCTGAGTGCGATAAGTCGGATCAAGATAGTCCCCGGATAAACAAATGCCCAGTAGAGCCGAAAGTTCGAGCGTGCCGTTTTTCCTATGGCCACAGCTCGTGTCTCCGTGCTTGCAATGGAAGTGTTGGCGGCGGAGGGTTCCACTCGGAGGGTCCATGCGATTTTGACCCATCCTGGCTGGTGAAAGCTTGTGAACTGTTCCGGCGTGGGGCCGTAGAAAATGGGGTGAGTGATCCAAGGTTGCGTAATGGCTCCGAAAACGAGTTCGTGACCCGTTCGCTCAGCAAGGAGGTTCCAGCCCCAGGCCTTGGCCTGTTCGACGAGGCCAAGGTCGCGTCGGCTTTGCCGGCTGGCGCCTCCCCAGAATGATCTCGCGAGATCTAAAGATTGCCCGAATAAGGCCGGAGCTTTGAAGATTAAGACTGCAGGCGTTAGAGAAGACCAAGTCGGCAGGTGCGGCAACGTGCGTCTGAACACGCTCTATGACGTCATAGTTGGGGAGCAGACGATCAAGGTACTGCTCTCCGCTTGCGTCGCGGGAATGGTCGGATCGTCCGTACCTGCGCCAGAGAAAGCCAACACAACAGGCATAGACTCCGAGCGCCAAAGAAGTGCCATAGGCGAGCCAGCGCAGCGAACGAACAGAATTCACGATTTCTCCTGAAAACGGATAATGTTTCGCTTAGACACCACTGCCGAGCTCGGATTGCTGCTTAAAGTGCGTAGTCCGTGTTGCTCACCCAGTTTGAGCCATTTGCTGCGTCCTCACCTGCGTGCCATTGGACCCACATGCTAAAAGCAACGCGGTATTCTTGGCCACAGACCTGTCATCGGAATGCGACCAAGTGAGATCACTGAGCGATGTGCCTTCGTAGCCCTTTCGCCAGAAAAGCGGGGTCGCCGTCTTGATGGCCGTGTCGATGTCGAACTTGCGTGGACGCCCCATAGCATCTCATTATTCTGTACCACACACTACATAACTTTGACACTGCCTGCATGGGTTCCTATAGTGTGCAATATAGAACCTGCTGGCGCGCAAGGTCTCCACCTCCGCCGCGCCCACCAGGGCATCTGCCGCGGAGCTCTGGGTGCTTGCATTGGCTTCGCCGAAGGGCGAAGACCAACTGAGGCCTAGGCGATAGTCGGGCTCACGCGCGCCTCTCCAGATGCTGTCCGCGTTGGAGAAGATAAACCGCTCATACTCCGGCAAGGGTGTAGTTTCATCGAGAGATCGCAGATTACGAAGGAATATCCCTTTAAACTGGGAACCGTCGCCGCCGCAGTCCGGCTCGCAGGGCTCATGAAGGACTCCGTTTGCTCCGACCAAGACTGGTGAGGAAAGCACAGCGGCAGCGATGCTTTGCGCAACCGGGAGCAGTGCGGAATTGCGGGTCGCGCGGGATAGCTCGGCCAGAGCTCCCAGGATGACACCCTGGTTGTAGGTCCATGCAGTCTTGTGATTATTGGTGCATCGCGCATCTAGACCGTCATTCACTAAATGATCCGCGCCGATCATCCCCGAGCGCGAGAACCATCGCCACTCGCGCATCGCCCACGCCCGATACTGCTGTCGCTCATGGGAGTTCTTCGCGCGCGAGGCAAGATGCGCGGCCACGGAAAGGAACAATTCATTGGCGATCGCATTCTTGTACTTGCGGTCCTTGCTCCACCAGATGCCTCCGGAGCAGGTGTCGTCCCAGCCTTCAGCCATATCCGCGAAGATGGACTTAGCCATCGAGAGGTACTGCCCATCGTTGGTCAAGTCATAGGCGTCGATCCAGGCCAGCGCCCACCATCCTTCGTCATCATAATAATTGTTGAGAAACCCGGGGAATTTCCTCTGGGCCGCGCTGAAGGTGTTCGAGAAAACCGGACCGAACTCCGAGGTTCCGCTTATCCGGGCGTAATCCGCCAAAGTAGTGATGGCATTTGCGGAGTTCCACCATCCAGTTGTGTTGTAAAGCCCGCTCCGCTGGTCATACAAGGTTTGAAGACTGCGGATCGCCAGCGCTGCCTTCTGCTTGTATGAAATGCTGGTGGCCGCTGCTGGAGCGGCGCACCAGCCGCGGCCGACGGAAACGGCGCACAACAACCAAGCGCCGACAATTAGCCAGCGACAGCGACTTTTCCAATTAACGCGCAAGAACATGCTTCGCTCCCGACCGGTTAAGATCGACACCTTGTCATCGTCGGTTTCACCGGCTGGACACCGTCATCGACGGCGGCGCCGCGTCTATAGCGCTTCCCCATCGACGGTTCGGCTCAGGTCCCATGGTCAGTATGAGCTTTCCGCCGTCGGCGATATCGGAGTGGCTGAACCAAGGTTTATTCCATGGCTTGCCATTCAGGGTTGCCGACTGGATATAGATGTTTCTGGCCGAGTTGCCGTGGGCCACAATGGTGAAATCCTTTCCGCTCCCCATGTGGATGACCGCCTGATCGAAGACTGGGCTGCCGAGGATGTAGTCCGGACTGGAGGGATCGACGGGATAGAATCCCAATGCGCTCATCACGTACCAGGAAGAAGTCGACCCTTGATCGTCCATGCCGGGAAAAGCGAGGCCATAGCGATCGCTGCCGTACATCGACGCGAGGATTTCTCGCGTGAGCTTCTGCGTCTTCCACGGCTGCCCGGCCCAATCATAGTAGTAGGCGGATTGCTGGTCCGGCTGGTTCCCCTGCACATATTGCCCGATGACGCCGGTGCAGTCGCGGCAGATGCCTTTGGCGGTATACGGCGTGTTGAAGAATTCATCCAATTTTGCAGCGAACTTCTCCCGGCCTCCGAGCAGATCTATCAAGCCCTGACCGTCGTGAGGCACCAGCCAGAGGGTCGACCACCCGGAAGCTTCCTTCATCATGAAGTTGTAGTACGGTTCTTTTGGGTCGAAGGGGGTGATCCACCTTCCATCCTCGGTTTTTCCGCGCATAAATCCTATCGACGGATCGAAGACATTCCGGTAGTTGTGAGCGCGCTGGAGAAACAACCGGTAATCGTCGTCGCGGCCAAGCTTTTTCGCATAGAGCGCGAGCGCGTAGTCGTCCCAGCTGTATTCGAGCGTGGTTGCCGCTCCGGCTTTGCCTCCCGCATACGGAGGACTCGGATTCCCGTCGGGGACGATGTCCGAGATCCAACCATTACGCATGTATTCGGCAAGATAGCCGCGTGGCCCGTGCGGATCTGTGGCATTCTTGCGTAAATACTCATAGACACCCGCATAATCGAACTTCAGCCCGCGCTCCCAGTCGCCCAGGTACATGAAAACGGCGTTGTCGCCGTGAAAGGATGTACCCATGTAACCTCTTTCGCGAGCCATGTCGAACTGCGAGCGTAGGATGTCTAATTTGGCATTGGGCTCGAGCAGGGTAAGCAGCACAATCTGGTTTCGTCCCGTATCCCAGAAGGGGACCTCGCCGTAGTGATCATAGGCGGCCTCTTCAATCTTGCCGCCGCGGACTACAAACTCGTCGCCTTTGCGCGCTACCAGGCGCGGGCTGGCGAAGGAATGATAGAGGCAGGAATAGAACAGCATCTTCTCCTTCTCTGTGCCGCCCTTCACTTCGATCCGGTTTAACTTCTCTGCCCAGGCGTGTTCCGCTTGCCGCTTCACCCGATCGAAGTCCCATTCGGGATCTTCTGCCTGCAATCTCTGCTCGGCCATCGCGTAGCTCAGCCCGGTCGCGACCTTCACCAATATCTGCTCGCCGCCGTTGGTGGCAAAACGCAGATAGGCGCCAGCGAAATTCCCAGAGATGGTGCGCGCCCCGGGATCGACTACGTTGTCTCCGAGCAGCGAGTCTCTTCGTCCCGTCGGCGGAATTTGTTTGAAAGCGCCACAGTCTCGAAAGGGCCGGGAAAATTCGGCTACGAAATACCTGTTGCCATGCGCAGACTTTCCCCGAAGGCTATGGTCGTTTACGATTTCGATGTCTCCGCCGCCGCCACCCCAATCGAGCAGGATGTGCGCCTTCTCCGTTTGCGGGAAGGTGAAGCGGAAGATTCCCGTCCATGCGGTCGCTGTCATCTCGGCTAGCGTGCGGTAATCGTCGAGATAGACGCTGTAGAATCCGGGCGAAGAGGTCTCGCGCATCTTGTCATATACGGAGGCGCTGCGCTCGGGAGGGACGGTCCAGTCGCCGACAATCGGCATGATCGTGGGGCTGTCTTCCGCCCCGGTCGAAAAGCCAAAGATCGTGCGATTAGGATAGAAATACGGGGCACGCACGCCGGCGGGAAAATTAAGGTCGAGGTTCGCGTTGATCGGGCCCAACTCGGTCGAGCTATGAGGCAGCATCGCGGCCGGCGAAGTAAAGCCCGAGTAAAGCTGCTCGCCCGGCGGCGGAGCGTTGCCGATCAGCTTTTGGTCGTCCAGCGGCGCTGTTCCGACCAGGCCGTTTGCGTATTCGAGCGGAGTCTTCGCGGAAGTCTTCTGCGCCAGGCCCGTTGAGTGAAGCAAGGTGGCGCAAAGCAGCGCGAGACTGGCAGCTTCGATCGATCTACCTACAACATACATCTTTGCGGCCCCTC includes these proteins:
- a CDS encoding helix-turn-helix domain-containing protein, with translation MPSLAEDVRGKSDAGHIKELLTSDSANWKSLYLQSIERAYSPDPYPIGAFTNPSIILIHERHFRVSHFSEGRWRKIDYSRGTGILTPAGLPRLVRHDSVGKVLNCSLLVLPQETLDFVAREVQKPSTISDRPFFDDPVISDLAFSAMSALRGGAPDFYAQTAAQWISAHLLLGATKGDEWRQSLAKERISDYRLVRVLEYIEAHFAERLDLGVLSKVAAISPFHFATLFRRAVGTTPHRHVQHIRMEAAKAMLIDTDKAILEIGLTCGFGNASHFASAFRRQFSQSPLEYRSTHGQFKKRKRCPIE
- a CDS encoding TetR/AcrR family transcriptional regulator; amino-acid sequence: MKGSIKPGRPAAFDKEAALDVAMRLFWERGYEGTSMADLSHAMGIHPSSIYAAFGDKQALFALAAKRYMEVPGQYMVRALAEPSFEAFLRAAFYNTVEFLGSKEHPASCFTLTGSLSCGVDTEPAKALMLDIRLRNEAVLKARLLKARRAGEFSKEENIDDYTRYLSSLLSGLAVQAANGSTKAQLKRTAELALRHLGIRARSDC
- a CDS encoding SDR family NAD(P)-dependent oxidoreductase, which produces MGVLEGKVAVVTGGNSGIGLATANRFVEEGAYVFITARRQSELDKAAAEIGRNVTAIAGDLAKLEDIGNLAEMVKAEKGVVDIIVSNAGFTERAAIEDITPEHFDKSLNVMARAPVFLVQKLLPLMTRKGSIILVSSAMHQMGFAGHTAYAATKAANRSYARTWAAEFKDRGIRANTLSPGLTDTPILNGQAEGLDRQEVINGYVGAIPLGRAADAVEIANAAVFLASDQSSYVTGTDLMVDGGIGQV
- a CDS encoding NADPH-dependent F420 reductase gives rise to the protein MKIGVVGSGRIGGLIGTLWSRAGHEVLFSSRHPESLAALVEAAGNSTRSGTPDQAISFGDVILLSIPFGELPEFSRTKREALSQKIVLETGNPNLKRDGEIARSVLESGRGTGVFLREWFAGVRIVRVFNTVWHPVLAKEAHRAGPRVGIPLASDDEAALRIASNLVVDSGFDPVVVGALDRAREFDMGTAVYDTGMSGPEVRRALNL
- a CDS encoding glycoside hydrolase family 76 protein — protein: MFLRVNWKSRCRWLIVGAWLLCAVSVGRGWCAAPAAATSISYKQKAALAIRSLQTLYDQRSGLYNTTGWWNSANAITTLADYARISGTSEFGPVFSNTFSAAQRKFPGFLNNYYDDEGWWALAWIDAYDLTNDGQYLSMAKSIFADMAEGWDDTCSGGIWWSKDRKYKNAIANELFLSVAAHLASRAKNSHERQQYRAWAMREWRWFSRSGMIGADHLVNDGLDARCTNNHKTAWTYNQGVILGALAELSRATRNSALLPVAQSIAAAVLSSPVLVGANGVLHEPCEPDCGGDGSQFKGIFLRNLRSLDETTPLPEYERFIFSNADSIWRGAREPDYRLGLSWSSPFGEANASTQSSAADALVGAAEVETLRASRFYIAHYRNPCRQCQSYVVCGTE
- a CDS encoding GH92 family glycosyl hydrolase, with amino-acid sequence MYVVGRSIEAASLALLCATLLHSTGLAQKTSAKTPLEYANGLVGTAPLDDQKLIGNAPPPGEQLYSGFTSPAAMLPHSSTELGPINANLDLNFPAGVRAPYFYPNRTIFGFSTGAEDSPTIMPIVGDWTVPPERSASVYDKMRETSSPGFYSVYLDDYRTLAEMTATAWTGIFRFTFPQTEKAHILLDWGGGGGDIEIVNDHSLRGKSAHGNRYFVAEFSRPFRDCGAFKQIPPTGRRDSLLGDNVVDPGARTISGNFAGAYLRFATNGGEQILVKVATGLSYAMAEQRLQAEDPEWDFDRVKRQAEHAWAEKLNRIEVKGGTEKEKMLFYSCLYHSFASPRLVARKGDEFVVRGGKIEEAAYDHYGEVPFWDTGRNQIVLLTLLEPNAKLDILRSQFDMARERGYMGTSFHGDNAVFMYLGDWERGLKFDYAGVYEYLRKNATDPHGPRGYLAEYMRNGWISDIVPDGNPSPPYAGGKAGAATTLEYSWDDYALALYAKKLGRDDDYRLFLQRAHNYRNVFDPSIGFMRGKTEDGRWITPFDPKEPYYNFMMKEASGWSTLWLVPHDGQGLIDLLGGREKFAAKLDEFFNTPYTAKGICRDCTGVIGQYVQGNQPDQQSAYYYDWAGQPWKTQKLTREILASMYGSDRYGLAFPGMDDQGSTSSWYVMSALGFYPVDPSSPDYILGSPVFDQAVIHMGSGKDFTIVAHGNSARNIYIQSATLNGKPWNKPWFSHSDIADGGKLILTMGPEPNRRWGSAIDAAPPSMTVSSR